In one window of Chryseobacterium phocaeense DNA:
- a CDS encoding DUF6766 family protein: MSKKSFFYRNSLSIVLILLMLSCLIGQFFTGWKTENKELQENGVALLSLGEYIHSGHFIQATFENWESEFLQMMLYIVLTVSLRQKGSSESKSLEEKEDVDRDPKPHPKAPWPVRKGGIWLAVYKHSLSLAFAVLFLASFGMHFYGSLKDYNEEQLSKNKAAVTAFQYASDSRFWFESFQNWQSEFLAVASIVILSIWLREKGSPESKPVDMAHDETP, from the coding sequence ATGTCTAAAAAAAGCTTTTTCTATCGTAACAGCCTGAGTATCGTCTTAATTCTGTTAATGCTTTCATGTCTTATCGGGCAGTTTTTTACAGGCTGGAAGACGGAAAATAAGGAACTGCAGGAAAATGGCGTTGCCTTATTGAGTCTTGGAGAATATATTCACAGCGGGCATTTCATACAGGCGACTTTTGAGAACTGGGAAAGTGAATTTCTCCAGATGATGCTGTACATCGTGTTAACGGTTTCCCTGAGGCAGAAAGGTTCAAGCGAATCTAAATCGCTGGAAGAAAAAGAAGACGTGGACAGGGATCCAAAACCACATCCGAAAGCCCCGTGGCCCGTAAGAAAAGGCGGAATCTGGCTTGCTGTTTATAAACATTCATTATCTCTTGCATTTGCGGTTTTGTTTCTGGCCAGCTTCGGAATGCATTTTTACGGAAGCCTGAAAGATTATAATGAGGAGCAATTGTCAAAAAATAAAGCTGCAGTAACCGCATTTCAGTACGCCTCTGACTCCAGGTTCTGGTTTGAATCTTTTCAAAACTGGCAGAGCGAATTTTTAGCGGTAGCTTCCATTGTAATCCTCTCAATATGGCTCCGTGAAAAAGGCTCCCCGGAATCCAAACCGGTGGATATGGCTCATGATGAAACGCCTTAA